In Vibrio sp. JC009, a single window of DNA contains:
- a CDS encoding TIGR04219 family outer membrane beta-barrel protein: protein MKRSMLSLLVAASAFSVQADTLMGGDVEVNAWQQDYTYAGNDDGDSTTYTFEASFEHPIPLIPNVKVAQSSVDANRFEYTKRDYTLYYEILDNSLVSVDVGAGATSLTDGKLTVLGSEQDFEGYVPHLYGMAEVGIPATPISFFAKGTGIAYEDNEMMDLAAGVKYEIGLGLVGLELQLGYRTQTFKLEGFDDLSVDLDTEAKGFYAGANLDF, encoded by the coding sequence ATGAAACGATCGATGCTTTCATTGCTGGTTGCGGCCAGCGCATTTTCAGTCCAGGCAGATACTTTGATGGGCGGGGATGTTGAGGTTAACGCATGGCAGCAGGATTACACCTACGCCGGCAATGATGATGGTGACTCAACTACTTACACTTTTGAAGCTTCCTTTGAGCACCCAATCCCGTTGATTCCTAACGTTAAAGTCGCTCAGTCTTCGGTTGACGCTAACCGGTTTGAATACACTAAGCGCGATTACACTTTATACTATGAAATTCTGGATAACTCTCTTGTTTCTGTGGATGTTGGTGCCGGTGCAACCAGTCTGACGGATGGCAAGCTCACTGTACTTGGAAGTGAGCAGGATTTTGAAGGTTATGTTCCACATCTTTACGGTATGGCTGAGGTGGGGATCCCTGCGACACCAATTTCGTTCTTTGCTAAAGGAACCGGTATCGCCTATGAAGATAACGAGATGATGGATCTGGCCGCCGGTGTTAAGTATGAAATCGGATTGGGGCTTGTGGGCCTTGAGCTACAACTGGGCTACCGTACACAAACTTTCAAGCTGGAAGGTTTTGACGACTTATCCGTTGATTTAGATACAGAGGCAAAAGGCTTCTATGCCGGTGCAAATCTGGATTTCTGA
- a CDS encoding substrate-binding domain-containing protein yields the protein MATMKDIAKLAGVSTSTVSHVINQSRFVSEEISERVQQAARELNYSPSALARSLKMNRTRTIGLIVTTSTNPFFGEVVKGVERRCYQQNYNLILCNTEGDEERMKSSISTLLEKRVDGLLLLCSTLEGQYLDVFDRYPDVPTVVMDWGETHFPSDKIKDNSQLGGYMAGKYLIEHGHRDIACITGPLGRHQAQIRYEGFKSAMGDSEIEIRQEWVIESNFECDGGYDAFNQLYERCGESKQLPTAIFACNDMMAMGVINAANEKGIKIPEQISVIGYDDIAISRFMVPPLTTIHQPKYRLGRAAVDTLLQRIEDKEAQPRQIQLEPELVIRDSVSSV from the coding sequence ATGGCAACCATGAAAGATATAGCGAAACTGGCCGGAGTATCCACTTCCACGGTTAGCCATGTAATTAATCAGAGCCGTTTTGTCAGTGAAGAGATATCAGAACGTGTCCAGCAGGCTGCCAGGGAGCTGAACTATTCACCTTCAGCGCTTGCCCGAAGCCTGAAAATGAACCGTACGCGAACCATTGGCCTGATCGTGACCACTTCAACCAACCCATTTTTCGGTGAAGTAGTAAAAGGCGTTGAAAGACGCTGTTATCAGCAAAACTACAACCTGATCCTCTGTAATACTGAAGGCGACGAAGAGCGGATGAAATCTTCTATCAGCACCTTGCTGGAAAAGAGAGTTGATGGTCTGCTTCTGCTCTGTTCCACACTGGAAGGTCAGTACCTGGATGTATTTGACCGTTACCCGGATGTTCCCACAGTGGTTATGGACTGGGGAGAAACTCATTTTCCGAGCGATAAGATCAAAGATAATTCTCAGCTTGGTGGCTATATGGCAGGCAAATACCTGATCGAACATGGCCACAGGGACATTGCCTGTATCACCGGCCCTTTGGGACGACATCAGGCTCAGATCCGTTACGAAGGTTTTAAGTCAGCCATGGGGGATTCTGAGATTGAAATCAGACAAGAGTGGGTGATTGAGTCTAACTTTGAATGTGACGGAGGCTATGACGCCTTCAACCAGCTTTATGAGCGCTGTGGGGAAAGCAAGCAACTGCCTACGGCCATTTTTGCCTGTAACGATATGATGGCTATGGGTGTGATTAATGCGGCAAATGAGAAAGGCATTAAGATCCCTGAGCAGATATCCGTTATCGGCTATGATGATATTGCGATTTCGCGCTTTATGGTTCCTCCGTTAACCACAATACACCAGCCCAAATACCGCCTTGGCAGAGCCGCGGTTGATACCTTGCTTCAGCGTATAGAAGATAAAGAGGCGCAACCAAGGCAAATTCAACTGGAACCTGAACTGGTAATACGAGATAGCGTCAGCTCAGTATAG
- the rbsK gene encoding ribokinase — MSKLVVLGSVNADHVLKVPSFPRPGETLHGNGYQVIPGGKGANQAVAAARLGADIGFIASVGDDAFGINIRESFAREGMNTDAVLIEEATPTGIAMIQVAETGENSICISAEANGKLTADRITPHLDSVINAEYLLMQLETPVDGVELAAKEAKQAGTKVVLNPAPARALSDELLSNVDIITPNETEAEVLTGIRVTDESTAQEVAALLHAKGIKTVMITLGAKGVWLSEQNETGRIIAGFRVDATDTTAAGDTFNGALLTGLIEGKAMEEAIVFAHAAAAISVTRFGAQTSIPTREEVDTFLSQQ; from the coding sequence ATGAGTAAGCTTGTTGTCTTAGGCAGCGTTAACGCTGACCATGTATTAAAAGTGCCTTCTTTCCCTCGTCCTGGTGAAACGCTACACGGTAACGGATATCAGGTCATTCCTGGCGGTAAAGGTGCCAACCAGGCCGTTGCAGCAGCAAGGCTGGGGGCAGATATCGGATTTATTGCTTCCGTGGGTGATGATGCTTTCGGGATTAATATTCGAGAAAGCTTTGCCCGTGAAGGGATGAACACAGATGCCGTACTGATAGAGGAAGCGACGCCAACGGGTATCGCCATGATTCAGGTAGCAGAAACCGGTGAGAACAGCATCTGTATCTCTGCAGAAGCAAATGGTAAGCTCACGGCCGACCGTATTACTCCGCATCTGGATTCAGTTATCAATGCCGAGTACCTGCTTATGCAGCTGGAAACGCCGGTCGACGGTGTAGAGCTGGCAGCGAAAGAAGCCAAACAGGCAGGAACTAAAGTGGTGCTGAATCCAGCTCCTGCAAGGGCGTTAAGTGACGAGCTGCTTTCGAATGTTGATATTATCACGCCAAATGAAACGGAAGCTGAAGTGTTGACCGGTATCAGGGTGACTGACGAATCCACCGCGCAGGAAGTGGCAGCGCTCCTTCATGCGAAAGGGATAAAAACGGTAATGATCACCCTTGGCGCAAAAGGTGTTTGGCTGAGTGAGCAAAATGAGACAGGCAGAATTATTGCCGGTTTCAGAGTGGATGCCACGGATACCACAGCGGCGGGAGATACCTTTAACGGCGCTCTGTTAACCGGTCTTATCGAAGGCAAAGCGATGGAAGAGGCGATTGTATTTGCTCATGCAGCGGCTGCAATTTCTGTAACCCGTTTTGGCGCTCAGACATCCATTCCAACCCGTGAAGAAGTAGACACCTTTCTTTCACAGCAGTAA
- the rbsB gene encoding ribose ABC transporter substrate-binding protein RbsB, protein MKKLSTLISAAVLSASMSATAYAQDTLAVVVSTLNNPFFVSMKDGAEKKAQELGYKLIVLDSQNDPSKELSNVEDLTVRGVKAILINPTDSDAVSNAIRMVNRTKIPVLTLDRGATRGDVAAHIASDNVVGGELAGNFIAEVVGKDAKVIQLEGIAGTSAARERGEGFMNAVKGTNMQVLASQPADFDRTKGLNVMENLLAANPDVQAVFAQNDEMALGALRAVQASGKDVVIVGFDGTDDGVAAVNRGQMAATVAQQPELIGALGIETADKVLKGEKVEEYIPVPLKLVLK, encoded by the coding sequence ATGAAGAAACTTTCAACTCTTATCTCTGCTGCGGTTTTGTCTGCATCTATGAGTGCTACTGCATACGCTCAGGATACTTTGGCGGTCGTAGTATCTACTCTTAACAACCCTTTCTTTGTATCAATGAAAGACGGTGCTGAGAAAAAAGCACAGGAGCTTGGGTACAAACTGATTGTTTTAGACTCTCAGAATGACCCGAGTAAAGAGCTGTCAAATGTGGAAGATTTAACAGTTCGTGGTGTTAAAGCGATTCTTATCAACCCAACTGATTCCGATGCGGTTTCTAACGCCATCCGTATGGTTAACCGTACTAAGATCCCTGTACTGACGCTTGACCGTGGTGCAACTCGTGGTGATGTAGCGGCTCATATTGCTTCTGACAACGTAGTGGGTGGCGAACTTGCCGGTAACTTTATTGCTGAAGTTGTTGGTAAAGACGCTAAAGTGATTCAGCTTGAAGGTATTGCCGGTACGTCTGCTGCCCGTGAGCGTGGTGAAGGTTTCATGAACGCTGTTAAAGGCACAAACATGCAGGTTCTTGCCAGCCAGCCAGCAGATTTTGACCGTACTAAGGGTCTTAACGTAATGGAAAACCTGCTTGCAGCTAACCCTGATGTGCAGGCTGTATTTGCACAGAATGACGAAATGGCACTGGGTGCACTACGTGCGGTTCAGGCATCTGGTAAAGATGTGGTTATCGTTGGTTTCGACGGTACTGATGATGGCGTAGCAGCGGTTAACCGTGGTCAGATGGCAGCAACAGTAGCTCAGCAGCCTGAGCTGATTGGTGCGCTTGGTATCGAAACAGCAGATAAAGTACTGAAAGGCGAAAAAGTGGAAGAGTACATCCCTGTTCCTCTGAAACTGGTTCTTAAGTAA